The Cervus canadensis isolate Bull #8, Minnesota chromosome 29, ASM1932006v1, whole genome shotgun sequence genome includes a window with the following:
- the SPTY2D1OS gene encoding putative transmembrane protein SPTY2D1OS produces the protein MIVLGWMLFVGFACYLGTFPEFVPPTLKWKERWVVQESKTHLRSQTLDEDLQL, from the exons ATGATCGTGCTTGGCTGGATGCTTTTTGTTGGATTTGCATGTTACTTGGGCACATTTCCAGAGTTCGTG CCTCCAACTCTGAAGTGGAAAGAGAGGTGGGTTGTTCAGGAGAGCAAGACACACCTGAGGAGCCAGACTTTGGATGAAGATC